The genomic interval GCTGACCCACGAGGCTGATACTATTCACAGAGGGCTGTGGTTTCATATCTCAGAGTGCGTTTGCTTTCTCAACGCTGACAACACAAGCAGTTGACGTACTTTCCCCCGTTCCAAATATATGGTTCAATTGTTTCAATAAAGGAAAGGGATTTACACAGTTccaaaaacacccacacacagagctaAGATTTATCAGAGAATATTTTTGCAGAACAAAAAATGCTGAGCTGATCTATTCTGAAGAAATATATAGGAGCCAAGGTttcagactacagtacatgacatCCTGCTTCCACTTAACAACGAGCACCTTTAAAACCCCTGTATGTTACAGAAGTTATATGAGTAGGTACAGCGGATTGTAAGCAGAATACACACTGTTACGCAGTACATAGTACTGCTGTAGGACCTGTTACATAGTACTGCTGTAGGACCTGTTACATAGTACTGCTGTAGGACCTGTTACATAGTACTGCTGTAGGACCTGTTACATAGTACTGCTGTAGGAACTGTTACATAGTACTGCTGTAGGACCTGTTACATAGTACATAGTACTGCTGTAGGACCTGTTACATAGTACTGCTGTAGGAACTGTTACATAGTACTGCTTTAGGACCTGTTACATAGTACTGCTGTAGGATCTGTTACATAGTACTGCTGTAGGACCTGTTACATAGTACTGCTGTAGGACCTGTTACATAGTACTGCTGTAGGACCTGTTACATAGTACTGCTTTAGGACCTGTTACATAGTACTGCTGTAGGATCTGTTACATAGTACTGCTGTAGGACCTGTTACATAGTACTGCTGTAGGACCTGTTACATAGTACTGCTGTAGGACCTGTTACATAGTACTGCTGTAGGACCTGTTACATAGTACTGCTGTAGGACCTGTTACATAGTACTGCTGTAGGACCTGTTACATAGTACTGCTGTAGGAACTGTTACATAGTACTGCTGTAGGACCTGTTACATAGTACATAGTACTGCTGTAGGAACTGTTACATAGTACTGCTGTAGGAACTGTTACATAGTACTGCTGTAGGAACTGTTACATAGTACTGCTGTAGGAACTGTTACATAGTACTGCTGTAGGAACTGTTACATAGTACTGCTGTAGGAACTGTTACATAGTACTGCTGTAAGAACAGTACGGAAATGGAAAGAGGAGCAtctcacaaacacgatggtgttctccgtgTGTCACAGCGTCTGTAGGTAACCCGGTTCACAGCACTCTCGTCTGTAGGTAACCCGGTTCACAGCACTCTCGTCTGTAGGTAACCCGGTTCACAGCACTCTCGTCTGTAGGTAGCCCGGTTCACAGCACTCTCGTCTGTAGGTAACCCGGTTCATAGCACTCTCGTCTGTAGGTAACCCGGTTCACAGCACTCTCGTCATAGGTATCCCGGTTCACAGCACTCTCGTCTGTAGGTAACCCGGCCCACAGCACTCTCGGGCCTGTAGGTAACCGGTTCACAGCACTCGTCTGTAGGTAGCCGGTTCAGCACTCTCGTCTGTAGGTAACCCGGTTCACAGCACTCTCGTCTGTAGGTAGCCCGGTTCACAGCACTCGTCTGTAGGTAGCCCGGTTCACAGCACTCTCGTCTGTCGGTAACCCGGTTCACAGCACTCTGTAGGTAACCCGGTTCACAGCACTCTCGTCTGTCGGTAACCCGGTTCACAGCACTCTGTAGGTAACCCGGTTCACAGCACCGTCTGTCGGTAACCCGGTTCACAGCACTCGTCTGTAGGTAACCCGGTTCATAGCACTCTGTAGGTAACCCGGTTCACAGCACTCTCGTCTGTAGGTAACCCGGTTCACAGCACTCTCGCCTGTAGGTAGCCCGGTTCACAGCACTCTCGTCTGTCGGTAACCCGGTCCACAGCACTCTCGTCTGTAGGTAACCCGGTACCTGATTAAAACATTTATGGTAGTTgtgaaaaaaaaatgttaaaaggGGGGTAAATATGTGTCCATTTGTTTTTCATTTACAAGTATGTTGAGCTGCTAACTTAACCTTTGTGAAGAAATTAAATCAGTGGATTGTATTCTGGGTTGTGACTTGAGCAAGTATAACTGTGACCCGAAAGCAACTTTCGTCAGGAAGTGACCTTAATCCACAGAAGTGActgtattttaattttttattattttacctttatttaactaggcaagtcagttaagaaaaaaataatattttcatgactgcctaggaacagtgggttaactgcctgttcagggaagagcggcagatttgtaccttgtcagctcgggggatttgaacttgcaaccttcccgttatgagtccaacgctctaaccactaggctaccctgccgcctgggcgctctaaccactaggctaccctgccgcctctgcgctctaaccactaggctaccctgccgcctctgcgctctaaccactaggctaccccctgCCGCCTCTGcgctcctaaccactaggctaccctgccgcctgcgctctaaccactaggctaccctgccgcctctgcgctctaaccactaggctactcctgCCGCTCTGCCcataaccactaggataccctgccgcctctacgcccaaccactaggctaccctgcaccCCTccgcgctctaaccactaggctgccctgccgcctacgctctaaaccactaggctacctgccgcctcgcgctctaaccactaggctacctgccgccccggtACAGACGGTATGGAACACCTTTGCTACGAGCACGTCTTTGATTCAATGCAGAGGCACAGATTTTTGTTTATTTAATACTAAATACACatagttttgaatgcattttaagTAATTTCATTAATctggcatttaaaaaaatataaaatacagaaatctaaATTCTCAAGCAAAGGATCTAAAAACTGTCTGGGGGTATTGCCAAAAGTCGAGGCAAGTGTTATAAAGGGCCCAGAAGTGTTTTTGGGTGAACTTCCGTTTTAACTTCTGCACACTGGTGAGAAGTCCCACAACATCATGCAGCCTAACAGTAACCTAGCCTTGTCTTGAGGATATTCTGATCCTGCAGCCTAACAGTAACCTAGCCTTGTCTTGAGGATATTCTGATCCTGCAGCCTAACAGTAACCTAGCCTTGTCTTGAGGATATTCTGATCCTGCAGCCTAACAGTAACCTAGCCTTGTCTTGAGGATATTCTGATCCTGCAGCCGTTGAACCAGAAGAGACAGTTGAATTAGTTGAACATGTGTTTGTGCTGTGAACGACCATAAGACTTCACAGCACAAACAAACACTTTTGGGACAAGGCTCGAGTCGAATGGCAACTGGTCAGAATAATGGGACAACTGAACAATAAGGTGTTTTATATGCCATTGAGGCAATGCAGGTCTGGTCTGTTGGTGGCAACCTCTACCAACCGTTATCTCCCAACAGGACAGTGGATGATGATATCTGCTGGGAACAAGGAGCCTGGAGAGCGACTGAAATAGTTATCTCCCTCCCACAGTAGGTTGAGCCGCAGCCTTCCCCTGAGTTCAAATAGcactattctctacatagtgaaatacgtttgaccagagttatgtgtcctggtccaaagtagtgctaTGTATAGGGGAGACTTGGAGTAACACAGGAGTGACCCTGGAGTGACCCGGACGTGACCCTGCTGCACAGCCCAATCTGACAGggcacagagaaacagagactggGGCCTTTGTCTAGTTGCTCTGCACTGAATAACTGGGACAGAATGTAGTGTGTGATAGTGAGAATGGCTGGGTGGGTTCGCTGGTTACTTATCTTGACCACAATACAACATCTCTGGAACACACATACTGGACCAATCAGCTTCCTACCAAAGATAGTCATATTCTGCAAACAGAGTTTGTGTTGTGTAGCCTCTGTTGTATAGTCAGTCTGTTAAAGAGGTCATGTTGTATAGTCAGTCTGTTAAAGAGGTTCAGTTGTATAGTCAGTCTGTTAACAAGGTTCTGttgtattttaaaaaaaaatttatttcacctttatttaaccataggctagttgagaacaagttctcatcagtaactgcgacctggccaagataaagcatagcagtgtgaacagacaacacagagttacacatgagtaaacaattagcaagtcaaataacacagtagaaaaaatgtgggcagtctatatacaatgtgtgcaaaggcatgaggaggtaggcgaataatataATTTTGCAGATAAACAattggagtgataaatgatcagatgggcatgtacaggtagagatattggtgcaaaagagcagaaaagtaaataaataaaacagtataaaaacagtatgggaatgaggtaggtgaaaaagggtgagctatttacctatagactaagtacagctgcagcgatcggttagctcgctcggatagctgatgtttgaagttggtgagggagataaaagtctccaacttcagcgtaTTTTTAGCAATCTagctccagtcacaggcagcagagtactggaacgaaaggtcggccaaatgaggtgttggctttagggatgatcagtgagatacacctgctggagcgcgtgctacggatgggtgttgccatcgtgaccagtgagctgagataaggcggagctttagcctagcatggacttgtagaatgacctggagccagtgggtctggcgacgaatatgtagtgagggccagccgactagagcatacaagtcgcagtggtggggtataaggtgctttagtgacaaagcggatggcactgtgatggactgcatcagtttgctgagtaagtgttggaagccattttgtagatgacaatCGCAGAAGTCGAGATCGGtgaggatagtcagttttactaggagtaagcttggcagcgtgagtgaaggaggctttgttgcggaatagaaagccgactctggatttgatttttgattggagatgtttgatgtgagtctggaaggagagtttgcagtctagccagacacctaggtactatagatgtccacatattcaaggttggaaccatccagggtggtgatgctagtcgggcatgcgggtgcaggcagcgatcggttgaaaagcatgcatttggttttactcgcgtttaagagcagttggaggccacggaaggagtgctgtatggcattgaagctcgtttggaggtttgatagcacagtgtcaatgacgggccgaaagtatatagaatggtgtcgtctgcgtagaggtggatcaggaatcgcccgcagcaagagcaacatcattgatatacagagaaaagagtcggccgagAAATTGAACcctggcacccccatagagactgccagaggaccggacagcatgccctctgatttgacacactgaactctgtctgcaaagtaattggtgaaccaggcaaggcagtcatccgaaaacccgaggctgttgagtctgccgataagaatttggtgattgacagagtcgaaagccttggcgaggtcgatgaaaactggctgcacagtactgtcttttatcgatggcggttatgatatcatttagtaccttgagtgtggctgaggtgcacccgtgaccggctcggaaaccagattgcacagcggagaaggtgcggtgggattcgagatggtcagtgacctgtttgttgacttggctttcgaagaccttagataggcagggcaggatggatataggtctatagcagtttgggtccagggtgtctccccttttgaagagggggatgactgcggcagctttcaatccttagggatctcagacgatatgaaaagagaggttgaacaggctggtaataggggttgcgacaatggcggcagatagtttcagaaataagCGGGTCCAGATTCCCCTGATTTAATACGGGTCCaggattttgcagctcttttcagaacatctgctatctggatttgggtaaaggagaacctggagaggcttgggtgaggaactacggaggcggagctgttggccgaggttggagtagccaggcgggagagcatggccagccgttgaagtgcttattgaagttttcgataatcatggatttatcggtggagacccaGTGTTTCCTGGCCTCAGTGcggtgggcagctgggaggaggggtGCTCT from Oncorhynchus keta strain PuntledgeMale-10-30-2019 unplaced genomic scaffold, Oket_V2 Un_contig_15986_pilon_pilon, whole genome shotgun sequence carries:
- the LOC127919187 gene encoding keratin-associated protein 4-4-like translates to CYEPGYLQTSAVNRVTDRRCCEPGYLQSAVNRVTDRRECCEPGYLQSAVNRVTDRRECCEPGYLQTSAVNRATYRRECCEPGYLQTRVLNRLPTDECCEPVTYRPESAVGRVTYRRECCEPGYL